A region of the Candidatus Lokiarchaeota archaeon genome:
TGACATCTTCATGGCTGCAAGAGAATATGGAAATGGTCGAGTGGTACTATCGGGCGATATGAATTGGCCTGATTTGAACCATCTCGAACTACAGGATAATCGCGACTGGGCATTCAACATAGTGAACTGGTTGGGCGCAAACGAAGCAGACACATTATTGTACTGTGATAATCTCATCTCGGACGATTTCTATGACAGCCCTGCTTCGAAAGCATTGAACGAACTCGGAGTGGACTATTTCTTGGTGACTGATGCTAGCAATCTCAACCTGACGCTCCATGAGTATGAATGGGATCGAATCATCATTGACTCGGTCATGTGGGACGTTGCAGACTCCATTGAGCCCTTGATTGAACATCTTGACAACGGAGGATACCTTGCGATGGCCTGTAGTAATTTCGACAACCCGATTTATGAACCGCTTCTGAACATGATGGGGGTATCTCAGAACAACAACTATCCATCCAATTCTGAGTTCTATGTATGGGAAGAGGAGCATCCTATGTTCTCACGACCTGTTAATATGAGTACGAGTTCCTTCAGTACGGTAAGCTACTACAGTGATGATGGAGATGAATTAAGCGTCTTAGACAACGCAACTGCACTAGGTGGCTCCACCTCCCATGTAGATCCTGACAAAACCGCGCTGGCAGTGCGAGATGACGGTAAGACTATTGCTATGGGTTACATGTTCGATCAGATTGATGGGGACAACGACAATTCAGCATATGCTGACAGTTTTGAAATGTGGCTCAACACAGTATCCTACATCTTTGCACCTTCTGTCGATAGTCCTCCTGACAGGAACTTAGAGCTGGGTACAAGTGGAGAATTCATCACTTGGCATCCATCTAGTTACAGACCTGACAGTTTCACCATCGAAGAGAACGATATTGTAATCGAGAGTGCGCTCTGGAACGGTGGTGACATTAGCCATTCTCTGGATGGATATGACACTGGAACCTATAACTTCACGTTGACAGTGATGGACTCGTTTGGTCAAACAACTTCTGACGAAGTGCAAGTCGTGGTAGAAGACACGACTCTTCCTGTACTAGATTCCCCCTCGGATGTAGAGTTTACAGAAGGAGAGGAAGGTAACTTCGTCAACTGGACTGTTACCGACGTGCAAACAGGTATGTGGGAGCTTCTCGTTAACGGTACTTTGAACGAAACTGGTGCATGGTCCAGTGGTGACGAAATCTGGTTCGATGTCGATGGATTCGAAATTGGCACTCACAATCTCACTCTTCTTGTGTGGGATGAGAGTGGAAACATGGCAACTGACACGGTATTAGTTACAGTGCTCGAAGAATCCACCACAACAACTGAAACAACAACCACCACAACAACTGAAACAACAACCACCACAACAACTGAGACCACAGAAACCACGACAACGACTACAGAACCCCCGGCTCCACCTGGTCTACCCATGGATATGCTGCTTATAGCGGCTGCAGCAGGAGTAGCGATTCTGATCCTACTCGTTGTCATAATGAAACGAAAATAGCCTAACACCACAAGTGCCGGTATTCCGGCACTCCCCTTACTTTTTTGATTATGATTCTCAACCAACCCAATTGGTGGAAGGTATGCTAATACATCATATATTATAGTAAAACCTGTTTTACCATCTTATTTTTTCGGGCAGGACTTATTAGGTCCTTTTCCGCGGAGCGCGAGGTGAAAATTTGAAGCGCATATTTGCTATATTTATAGTCTCAGTATTTCTTGCGGGCTTCATTTATTCCCCTTTCACTTTGGGAATGTCAGAAGAGACGCCTCAAGGAGTACTTGGAGATGAGCAATCTGTAATCCAACATGAATCCACAGAGATACTGGAACGGCAAATTCGTGTTGCGATATACAACTCTACCAACACAACCACACCATCCTATGCAGAAGGCTATGTTCAGGCAAACTACTCAAGCATACATGATCTTTTGTTGGAAGCTGGATTTGATGTAACCAGGATCACATCTCGTGATATTGCGGATTACAAGCTACAACCGTCCCGCTATGACATTCTGGTTCTTGCGGATAATGTTCCGTTGACAAATGAAACAGACATCGTCAAGGATTTCTGGCTTGGCGGGGGAGGAATCCTAAGCTTCGATACTGCTGCATCGTATCTCTGCTATGAAGGGATCCTTCCAAGAGAAGCCGAGGGCACGGATGGATGTCCGAACTACTTTGGTTATCCATACAATTCATTCTACAATATTACAGCCCGGCATCCCGTGACACAGTCATATGAGCTTGATGACTCCATTACGATTCCCCATGACGATTGGGCGGCGTATAATTGGAGTGCTCTGCAGGAATCATCATTAGCTGATGACGTTGTACGTCTTGTTACTGTCGCTAGCGACGATAACGAAGCGTATGGTGTGGCTTGTGATCCTTTTGATATGGGTGGGAAAGTTGTTCATCTTGGTATTCCAATGGGAGATCAGTACCCAACCGACTTTGATGAGATGATAATTGATGCTGTTGAATGGATCTGTCCCACTCCCAAGGGTCGTGTTGCATTTGATTTCTCGCATCGTCCATACTACGGCATTGATTCATGGGACGCATACTGTGATTTCGCAGGGAAATACACGGAACTCAGAAACGATATTGTCAGCAGAGGTTACACATTTGATAAGTTGTATCCATCTCCTGACGGAAATCTGACAGCTGATCGGCTTGAGGCCTTCGATGTACTCATTCTTGAGGCTCCTACTCTGAATTACACCGAAGCTGAGGTCGCTGCTGTTGATTCTTGGGTTGATTCTGGTGGAGGACTGTACATTCTTTCGGATAGTTGGGGCTCAATGAACGAGGAATGTAGACACTTGCAGTATCTTATGTCATCTTACGATTTCTCCATCTATGAGAGAATGGCAGGGTTCACCGGCACGGTAAGTGAAGCAAGCAATCATCAAACGACAGAGTACTGCACATCATTGAGTTTGGTTGCTGCCGGCTTCCTGAATCTCTCAGGTGACGCTGTTTCTGTCTGGGAAGAGGGTGCTGATACATTTGCCGCTGCTGATCCCCATGGAAACGGGAGAATCTTGGTGATATCAGATATCCACTATGCTACAGACACCTACATCGATGATAGCTCAAATCGGGAATACACCTTCAATGTCATAAACTGGTTATCTTCGGATGATGCAGAAGTACTGATCTTTACAAATGAACCAGAAGGTGAATTATTCTGGACTGGGAAAAGCATCCATGCTGTTCAGACTCCTGTTGCACGGGCAGCAAACGAGCTCGGAATTAGCTTTGTGATTCACTCGGAAGCTGCTTTCTTCAATCGTTCGCTACGATCCCGGTTTTGGGATCTTGTTGTGTTTGATTGTCCTACCAGTCTAAGCGTTGGCTACATCGATGACATTGAGTGGTATGTTGAAACGGGTGGGGCGTTACTCATGAACTACTGGGGGATGTTCAATATTCCAAGTCATAGCTTATGGCCCAAGCTGGGAATTAACTACACCGGGCGCCTATACAATCCAACACCTGTGTATCCCTGGGAAGACAATCATCCTCTTTTCACAATTCCAACACAGTATAAAGCCAGCAATTATAGTGGACCTCGAGATTATGGCACAACTGGCACTCTGATGGAAGCATATGACAATGCGACCGTCTTGGCCGGTATTACTGAATCGCCAGAAGAGACTACTGCAACTCTTGTTCTTCGAAACGACGGGAAAACGCTCTATAACTCATATTTGACGGATCAGTATGCCGAGGATATTGATGATTCCACATATGAGGATCGATTGGAGCTATGGCTGAATGAACTGGCCTTCATGCTTCGACCTGAAATCGACAGCCCTTCAGATGCTGAAATAGAGTTCGGAACCACAGGTGAGAATGTTGTTTGGGATGCGGATAGCTACAAACCACGCAACTACGTGCTGGAAGAAAATGGAGTTGTGATACGGAACTGTTCTTGGAATGGGGAGCCCATCTCCTTGTCTCTTGATGGTTACGCTGTTGGAACATACAGTCTTGCAATTACAGTGATTGATGAGATTGGTGAAACAGCTTCTGATATGGTTGAAGTGACTGTTGTGGACACAACGAAGCCGACAATAGATGGGCCATCGGATATGGAATTCGTTAAAGGAGAAACCGGCAATGTTGTCAACTGGAGCATTTCAGATCTACGCCCCGCAGCATGGGAGCTTTTCATAAACGGTACATCTAATCAGACTGGTACATGGTCTGATGGTGACGAGCTATCATTCAATGTAGATAACTTTGAAGTCGGTTCTCACCATCTCGTCTTGACAGTACATGATGAAAGCGGCAACTATGCAATCGATGTAGTGATTGTAACAGTGCTGGCAGAAAGTGCTGTGACTACAACGACCACAACGACAACTTCCACAGGCACTACAACCACAACACAGCCAACCACGACAACTACGACGAATCCCACATCTACTACAGAGCCAACAGCAACCGGTTTACCCCAGAGTACGTTGATTGTACTTGCAGTATCCGGCGCGGTGATTTGCGTTTTGCTGATAGTAATTGTAAAACAGAGGTAACAGTATATTCGAGGTGTCGGGAAACCGGCACTTCTTCACTTTTTTCATCTCTATATTTGTTCAAATCCTGAGATTGTAATTTTTTCACGTAGTGTTTATTAATGGGAATTTTGAACGACCAGCTTGGTGTGAATATGAAGCGCGTCACCATATTATTAGTGATAAGTATGTTTCTTGCCGGCTTAATCTTTTCGCCAACTGCTTTTAAAGCACAAAGCGGTGCTGGCCAAGAAATACCTCTAAATACGAATCTTGGAATCCAACACGAAACAGCCAGCGTATTGCCTGGTCCAGTTCGTGTTGCACTATACAATTCAACTAACACGGTCGAGCCGGCATATGTAGCTGGTCAGGTTAGGACTAATTACTCTGCTGTCTATAATCTATTAGTCAATTCTGGATTTGATGTTACTAGAATCACATCTACTGACATTGCGAACTATGAGTTGCAGCCTTCAGCCTATGATGTTCTGGTGTTAGCTGATAATGTGCCTTTAGCCAATGAAACAGACATTGTGAAAGATTTCTGGCTAGGAGGAGGCGGAATTTTAGGTTTGGACACCGCAGCATCCTATTTCTGCTATGAAGGAATTCTTCCCAGAGAAGCTGAGGGAACAAGCGGGAATCCCGAATACTTCAACTATATCTACAATGATGTTGACAACGTAACTGCCAGACATCCGGTGACTCAATCGTATCAGATTGATGATTCGTTGTCCAAAGACTACGTTGATTTAGCTGCATATAACTGGACAGCCTTGCAAGAATCGTCTATTGCAGACGATTTGACACGTCTTACCGCTGATGATGACAATGATGAATGGGCATTCGCTGTTGCTTCTGATGCTTCGGATAGAGGCGGGAGAGTTGTCCACATTGGTATTACAATAGGAAACCTGTACCCAACTGATTTTGATGCCATGGTTGTCGATGCTGTTGAATGGATGTGTTCCCAGCCTAAGGGGCGTGTTGCTTTCGATTATTCCCATGAGCCCTACTATGGGGTGGACAATTGGGATGACTACTGTACGCTCTCAGGAAGATACGAAGAACTCAGAGATGATATCGTAAGTAGGGGATTGACATTCGATAAACTGATGCCCTCATCTGGAGGGAATCTCACAGAAGCCAGGCTTGAATCTTTCGACGTACTGATAACGGTGCTACCAGATCTGAATTACACCTCTGCAGAAGTCAATGCGGTCGAGTCGTGGGTCAGTGAAGGTGGAGGACTTTACGCACTCTCCGATAGGTGGGCTCTTAGCTTGGTCGATAATTGTCAGAATCTAGATTCTCTACTCTCATCCTTCGATGTATCGATCTATGAAACTGGTGATGGTTCCAGCGTAACTGTCTCTGATCATAGTAATCATCCCACAACGGAGGGCTGCGGCTCCATAAGTGTAACCGCTCCCGGTTTCATGAATGTGACCGGTGATGCAGAAGCTGTTTGGTGGCAAGGAGGTAATACCTATGCGGGTGCTGATACTCATGATGAAGGACGTGTAATGTTGGTTTCAGACTCCAATTTTGCTGGTGATGCATATATTGATGATAATAGCAACCGTGCGTTCACATTCAATGTCATTAACTGGCTATCATCGGATGATGCCGAGGTGCTGGTTTTCACAAATGAACCATCCGGTGAATCGTTTTGGACAGGAAAGAGCATTCATGGTCTCGAGACTCCGGTTGCCGAGGCGATGAATGAACTTGGAGTGTCCTATATGTTGCATGAAAGCATGAGCTACTTCAACCGGTCTCTTCGGGCAGGGTCTTGGAACCTAGTCGTAATCGATGCACCTTGGGGTCTTTCCTCAGGCTCCTTAGATGACCTCGAATGGTATGTCGATAATGGTGGTAGATTCTTGATGAACTACTATCACATAACCATGAATCCTAGTCATAGCCTTTGGGGCAAGCTGGGCTTCAATTATACGGGAGACTTGTCATCTCCAACGCCAGTCTATACGTGGAATAGCAATCACCCCGTTTTCAAGATCCCTCTGGAATACGGAGCAAACAACTACAGTGGACCTCGTGACTACGGTAGCACGGGGGACCTGCTACACGTCTTTGATAACGCGACTGCCCTGGCTGGAATCACGGAATCACCAGAAGAAGGAAACGCGACTCTCGTTCTCCGTAATGACGGAAAGACATTGTATGATTCGTACTTGACTGACCAGTACTCTGGCGATACGGATGATTCTACATATGAGGACAGGTTTGAGCTCTGGATGAATCAGCTAGCTTTCATGCTTAGACCTGAAATTGACAGTCCCTCAGATGTTGCTATGGAATTGGGAGATACTGGCGAAAGCGTAGTTTGGCAACCATCCAGCTACAAGCCTGCAAGCTACGTCATCAAGGACAATGGTACCAATATCGAAAGCGGTACATGGGACGGTGGAACTGTATCCCTCTCCCTCGATGATTTCGGATTAGGGACACACATCGTTACTTGTACAGCAATTGATGTCTATGGTGAGAAAGAGATGGACAAAGTAATAGTCACGGTTGAGGACACAACCGCACCGGTTCTTGATACACCCGCTGATATCGAATACACCGAAGGGGAAACCGGCAATAAAATCGAATGGACTGTTACGGATCCTCAATCAGGTACTTGGGAGCTTCTGCTCAACGGTACTTCTGATGACACAGGTGCATGGTCCAGCGGTGGCGATGTCATTTCAATTAATGTGGACAACCTCGCGTCCGGAACCTACAACTTCACCATGATTGTAGAAGATGGCAGCGGCAATTCAGCTAGTGATTTTGTTCTTGTTACTGTTGTTGAACCAACCGCTGGAGGACCATTTGGACTGCCAGAAACCATCTTTGGCATCGATACGTGGATTCTCCTAGTGGCCGCAGGTGTCATCATCCTGCTTCTGATAGTAGCGATAGCTAAGCGGTAGAATACCTCGTGGGAAGCGTCGGACAACCGGCGCTTCATCTTCTCTTTTTTCAATATACAACTCATCAAGCTTGCAGCTTAAATGCCCGAAATATGGAGGATGGCATTGGTTTCATTATGAGAAAGGGGCGAATGAAGTCTTCAATTATATGGCAATTATCTACTCATGTTTTTTTTTTGCCGAGGATGATTCGCTTATCGGACTATGCTTCTCTATTTTTCTTAACCATGCTTATATTTGGTTAATTAGCCGTAATATGAAATGTTTTTTATTAACTATTGTTAATATTGACCTGCTGATGATAATATGAAACGTTTTGCTTTCATTTTGGTAGCAAGCTTCCTTATTGCCGGCTTGTTTTTTTCTCCTAGCACCATGGAGGTTGCCGGACCTATCAATCAGGAAACTAGCCCAAACCAAAATCCAGTAACTCAACCAGAAAATGCAAGAGTTTTACCGGGAGAGGTTCGTGTTGCACTATATAACAGTACCAACTCGACCACGCCAGATTATTCATTTGGTAGCGTGATTGCAAATTATTCCGCAGTCTACGACCTCTTAGTTGATGCTGGATTTGATGTGACTAGGATAACATCCAGTGATATCGCTAATTATGAGTTACAGCCATCTGCTTACGATGTGCTGGTTCTTGCTGACAATGTTCCTCGAGAAGATGAGATCAATATCGTGAAAGATTTTTGGCTCGGAGGTGGAGGCGTACTGAGCATAGATACTGCGATCACCTATTTGACTTATGAAGGAATTCTCCCAAGAGAAACAGAGGGAACACATGGAAAACCTGATTATTTTGATTATGTCATTAACGATATTGATATTGTATACAATAGACATCCCGTAACTCAAGCGCATCAGGTTGGTGATTCACTGACCAAGCAAGATGCAGATTGGGCAATGTACAATTGGACAGCCTTACAGGGAACGTCCATAGCTGATGAATTGACACGGCTAACCGTTGACAATGACGATGCTACCTGGGCTTCGGCGGTGGCTTCTGATGCCTCTGATAGAGGTGGAAGAGTTGTTCAAATCGGTATCCCGTTGGATCCTTATTCAACCGACTATAACGAGATGATAGTTGATGCTGTAGAATGGCTGACACCACGCCCTAAGGGGCGAGTCGGTTTTGACTATTCTCACAAGCCTTACTACTCAATAGACCCATGGGACAGCTACTCTGAGTATTCAGGTAGATATGAAGAGCTAAGGGACGACATCGTTAGCAGGGGCTTTACATTAGACAAACTGCATCCATCGCCTATTGGCAACCTGACAGAGAATCGGCTGGCCTCATTCGATGTTTTAATAGCCGAGCTTCCAACGCTAAATTATACCGCGGCTGAGGTTAGTGCTGTTCAATCGTGGGTAAGTGCTGGTGGAGGCCTCTACGCAATCGCTGATCAATGGGCTGGTAGTTTGATTGACTATAGCCAGAACCAGAACTACCTATTATCGCCATATGATGTCAGTGTCTCCGATGCGGGTATAGGATCCAGCGTCTCAGTTACAGGACATGGTACGCATCCAACTGTTGAGCTTTCTAGCTCTCTGGAACCCGTTGCGGGCGGCTATGTCAATATTACTGGAAATGCAGAATCCGTCTGGTGGGAAGAAGGAGATATCTATGCTGGAGCTGATATCCATAATTCGGGACGCATTATGCTCGTTTCAGATATCAACTTCGCCCAGGATTCCTATATAGATGATGGGAGCAATCGCAGGTTCACATTCAACGTGGTGAATTGGCTATCGGCTGACGATGCCGAGGTGCTGATTCTAACTAACCAAGCATATCCAGAGAACATCTTCAGCAGCACGAGCATTCATGCCCTAGAAGCGCCAGTATCACTCGCAGCAAATGAGCTTGGAATGCCCTACATGGTTTACCAAGACGTGGCCTATTTCAATCGATCACTCTACCAGCATTCGTGGGAATTGGTTGTTATTGATGCACCATGGGGTTTCAACTCAGACTATCTTGACGATTTTGAGTGGTATGTAGATAATGGAAATAGGCTCATCATGAACTGGTATCATATGACATCTACCCCGGTTCACAGCCTCTATCCCAAACTAGGATTCAAATACTCGGGAGACTTGTCGAACCCAACCTCAGTATATCCATGGGACTATACTCATCCCGTATTCAACAGGCCGTTGGATTACGGAGCAGGACATTACAGTGGTCCTTTAGACTATGGAAGTACTGGCGATGTACTAGAGGTTTATGACAATGCTACAGCTTTGGCTGGAATAAGTGCTCCTGAGAACGGGAAGGCAACATTGGTTCTTAGAAATGACGGTAAGACCCTGTACAATTCCTACATCACAAATCAGTACACTGATGATATCGATGATTCCACATATGAGGATCGATTCGAGGTCTGGTTGAATGAGTTGGCCCTGATGTACAGGCCCTTTGTCGATGAGCCTTCGGACATTGTCATGGAATTGGGCACGACAGGTCAAGACGTTGCATGGAACCCATCCAGCTACAAACCAGATAGCTACGCAATAGAAGAAGATAGTGTGACTGTTGACAGCGGTTCATGGGGTGGTGGTTCAATCTCATACTCGCTCGATGGCTACGATGTGGGGACATATGTCTTCACTTTGGAGCTGAAAGATGCTTATGGTGAAACCACCTCGGACACTGTTGAAGTAGTGGTAGAAGATACCATATCACCATCGCTTAGTTCACCCTCAGACGTGCAATACACAGAGGGAGAATCTGGTAATTTTGTCAATTGGACTGCTACTGACCTCAACCCAGGCACATGGGAGCTCTTCGTCAACGGTAGCTCTGATGACACAGGCGTTTGGACCAGTGGAAGTGAGATTTGGATGAGTGTAGATGGATTTGATGCGGGTTTCTACAATCTCGAATTGGTAGTTGAGGATGGAAGCGGCAACTCTGCAAGTGATACCATTACCGTGACGGTTGTCGAGGACACCACCACGACGACAACTACCACAACTACCACCACTGAGCCTACGACGACCACAACGCCTCCACCCACTTCTGGACCAGCTGGATTGTCAATGCCTATTCTACTTGCTTTGATTGGTATGGCAGGTGTAATTGTTGTCCTCTTGGTAGTGATAGCAAAGAAGTAAAGCACAATGTATGAAGCGTTGGTTCGCCGGCGCTTCTTTTTCTTTATTTTTTTTTTGGAGGTTTTGGATCTCAGACCAAATCCTCAAGTATATCATGCGTTCCAAGCTTCAAATGAGGTATAGCTGAAAAATGATATGGGGAGAAAAACAAGAATGAGGGTCTGGGAGTGCTACCCAGACCGAGATTGAAACTAATCCTGGTAACCTTTCATGAATCCTTCTCGCTGGTTCCATTTCTCCTCGAGGCGCTGCATGATCTGCCACATTCTGTGCGTGTATTTCCACGCCTCGTCGAACTTGCCTTGATTCATATCGTCCATGAACTGTTCAGCAACATCATTGATCGCTCCGATGTCTTTGATGATGGTGGCATCAAACTCGTAGAGTCGATCAAGTTCGCTTTCGTCGATCTTCTCCTTCGAGCCCCACGCTGCATAACCATAGTCTGCATATCGTATCGAAGACTCGATTTTGTCACAGAGCGCAAGCATCCTGTCGAACGTCTCCCATGTCTTGCTGAGGTCATAATCTACAGCCATCATTTGCAGCTTCTCAAGGTCTTGCTCAACGAGCCGAAGCTGGTCAGCGAGAAACTCTCTTAGAACCTTGTCCGCTTGGCGACGCTCTTCTTTCTCTTGGTATCCGTGCCAGCCAGGAATATAGTGCGTTATCTTGCCTACAATACCGCCTTTGATATCTTTGGCAGCTTTTTCCCGAATACGCTTTGCTATTGGGTCGTCTGATCCGCCCATGCTAGATTATCTCCTATTTTTGATAGGCCTCGTTGTTTAACCTCCGAGGCTACGTTGAACTGCTACTGCCACTATCTACTTAAAAACTCAATGTAGATAGCTCTTGTTTGCCGGTGGCAGTAGGCTACTATGTTCTGTGATTGATTACCATAGTTGGTATTTTCTCTTAACGAATCCCTTCCAGACATCTGGCAGTTTTGCAATCACATCTTGTGAGATGCTTTCGACAGAGCTTTCAACATTGCTGAGGTCACAGTCTCCATAGAGTTCTATATTGACTGCACTTGGCTCCGTGATTGGAGCACCAATCTGGCTTACCAGGTAGCAATAGACCTGTGAAAGGTCGGGATGCTCTTCTACAACTGTTTCGACAATTTCTCTTGCTGCAACGTTGTATGTCTTCCCAACGTGTGATACTGGGTTCTTTCCTGCCGCAGCTTCGAGAGTCATTGGCCTATATGGTGTAATTAACCCATTAGCCCTGTTTCCTCTTCCAACTTGTCCATCGTCACCATGTTCTGCAGACGTACCGGTCACTGTGAGGTAGTACGTATCCTCTTCTGGCTGGTCTGCTGTGTTGACGTGAACTTCGACTTCGTGATCTGTGGTTTTTGCTGCCAGATCCAGAAGCATGTTCTTGATACCGTCCATCACATTTTCATACTCATCGGCATCCTTTGTTTCCGTGGAGATAATGGCAGCGGCAATTTGCAGGTGAATATGATCTTCCACCCTTGTTCCCATGACTTTGATGTCCTCGCCTATTTGTGGCCATTTCTCCTTTGTCTTTGGATCATTGAGCAGTCTTTCTGATTCTAGAACCAGCTCTTCTGTGTCAGAAAGGGGAGCATATGCAACACCAAAACTTGTGTCGTTTGCCCTTGGAATGTCCCGCCCAACATCGAAGTTTCCAACAAGGTCGGTGCTCCCAGCACGAATCTTGTAATCAATAATCACATCTGCATTTACATCAAGATGAGGAAGATCGTCTGTAAGCCACTCCCTCGTATGTTGGACCGAGAACTTGCCAACAGGAACCTGACGCTCATAGTCCTTGTTTACTACGTCTACCGCTCTACCGCTGAGGAGTATATAGATTGGTTCAATAACATCTCCTCCGCCAAAAACAGTATTCGATTGACCACCGACAAGGAGAACCTTATCGACATTGTGGTGCTGCACTCTTCCGAATGTGTCTAAGTAATACTGACTAAGCTTAACTGACAATTCCTCTGCGGCCTTGTCACATAACGTATCAGGGTGTCCTTTTCCTTTCCTTTCAACTATTTCGACTTGCCGTTGCGAAACGGGCTCTCCCGCGCCGCGAGTTACTCTAATATTCAACTCTTCATCACCCTATTAGTCCACTTTCACGTTTGGACAGCTTCATAAGGCTTTGCATATCTAATTCGCATAGGTAATACCAGCAGTAATATTAATTACTGAGAAGAATATGGCAGCTGAATCATATGTTGTACGATGCTGATGATTTACACAGGTTGCGGAAAGAAGCAGGCCTGACACAAGAAGATCTTGCAGAGGATGTCGGTGTGTCTCAATCGTATATTGCACGCATAGAGAATAAATCGTTGGATCCCAAGCTCAGCATAGTAAACAGGATTGTTAAGACGCTGAAACGCATACGAAGTCAAAGCTGTTCCGAAATCATGAGTAGAAACCCCGTTTCCGTAAAAGCTCGAGATTCTGTGTCTGTCGCAATTCAACTCATGCGAGAACGGGGATTCAGCCAGCTTCCAGTACTGAAG
Encoded here:
- a CDS encoding CBS domain-containing protein; protein product: MLYDADDLHRLRKEAGLTQEDLAEDVGVSQSYIARIENKSLDPKLSIVNRIVKTLKRIRSQSCSEIMSRNPVSVKARDSVSVAIQLMRERGFSQLPVLKGTNTIGLITERDVIRNLGHNLDELSVESVISSGGVPMFDEETPVDAIMPLFDRYQAVVVQKMGRITGIITRSDLLHLNR
- a CDS encoding methionine adenosyltransferase, which gives rise to MRVTRGAGEPVSQRQVEIVERKGKGHPDTLCDKAAEELSVKLSQYYLDTFGRVQHHNVDKVLLVGGQSNTVFGGGDVIEPIYILLSGRAVDVVNKDYERQVPVGKFSVQHTREWLTDDLPHLDVNADVIIDYKIRAGSTDLVGNFDVGRDIPRANDTSFGVAYAPLSDTEELVLESERLLNDPKTKEKWPQIGEDIKVMGTRVEDHIHLQIAAAIISTETKDADEYENVMDGIKNMLLDLAAKTTDHEVEVHVNTADQPEEDTYYLTVTGTSAEHGDDGQVGRGNRANGLITPYRPMTLEAAAGKNPVSHVGKTYNVAAREIVETVVEEHPDLSQVYCYLVSQIGAPITEPSAVNIELYGDCDLSNVESSVESISQDVIAKLPDVWKGFVKRKYQLW